The following coding sequences are from one Macaca mulatta isolate MMU2019108-1 chromosome 7, T2T-MMU8v2.0, whole genome shotgun sequence window:
- the SERPINA9 gene encoding serpin A9: MASSVYGVLFAVGLCAPIYCVSPVNAPSGYPHPSSTKSTPASLVYSLNTDFAFRLYRRLVLETPSQNVFFSPMSVSTSLAMLSLGAHSVTKTQILEGLGFNLTHTPESAIHRGFQHLVRSLTVPSKDLALKMGSALFVKKELQLQANFLGNIKRLYEAEVFSTDFSNLSIAQAKINCHVKKKTQGKVVDIIQGLDLLTAMVLVNHIFFKAKWEKPFYPAYTRKNFPFLVGKQITVRVPMMHQKEQFAFGMDTELNCFVLQMDYKGDAMAFFVLPNKGKMRQLEQALSARTLRKWSHSLQKRWIEVFVPKFSISASYNLETILPKMGIQNVFDENADFSGITKRDSLQLSKATHKAVLDVSEEGTEAAAATATKFIVRSKDGPSYFTVSFNRTFLIMITNKATDSILFLGKVENPTKS, translated from the exons ATGGCATCTTCCGTTTATGGAGTACTCTTTGCTGTTGGCCTCTGTGCTCCAATCTACTGTGTGTCCCCGGTCAATGCCCCCAGCGGATACCCCCACCCATCCTCCACAAAGAGCACCCCTGCCTCACTGGTGTATTCCCTCAACACCGACTTTGCCTTCCGCCTGTACCGCAGGCTGGTTTTGGAGACCCCAAGTCAGAATGTCTTCTTCTCCCCCATGAGTGTCTCCACTTCCCTGGCCATGCTCTCCCTTGGGGCCCACTCAGTCACCAAGACCCAGATTCTCGAGGGCCTGGGCTTcaacctcacacacacaccagagtCTGCCATCCACCGGGGCTTCCAGCACTTGGTTCGTTCACTGACTGTTCCAAGCAAAGACCTGGCCTTGAAGATGGGAAGTGCCCTCTTCGTCAAGAAGGAGCTGCAGCTGCAGGCAAATTTCTTGGGCAATATCAAGAGGCTGTATGAAGCAGAGGTCTTTTCTACAGATTTCTCCAACCTCTCCATTGCCCAGGCGAAGATCAACTGCCACGTGAAGAAGAAGACCCAAGGGAAGGTTGTAGACATAATCCAAGGCCTTGACCTTCTGACAGCCATGGTGCTggtgaaccacattttctttaaag CCAAGTGGGAGAAGCCCTTTTACCCCGCATATACAAGAAAGAACTTCCCATTTCTGGTGGGCAAGCAGATCACTGTGCGTGTCCCCATGATGCACCAGAAGGAGCAGTTTGCTTTTGGGATGGATACAGAGCTGAACTGCTTTGTGCTCCAGATGGACTACAAGGGAGATGCCATGGCCTTCTTTGTCCTCCCTAACAAGGGCAAGATGAGGCAACTGGAACAGGCCTTGTCAGCCAGAACACTGAGAAAGTGGAGCCACTCACTCCAGAAACG GTGGATAGAGGTGTTCGTCCCCAAATTTTCCATTTCTGCCTCCTACAATCTGGAAACCATCCTCCCAAAGATGGGCATCCAAAATGTCTTTGACGAAAACGCTGATTTTTCTGGAATTACAAAGAGAGACTCCCTGCAGCTTTCTAAA GCAACCCACAAGGCTGTGCTGGATGTCAGTGAAGAGGGCACTGAGGCTGCAGCAGCTACCGCCACCAAGTTCATAGTCCGATCGAAGGATGGTCCCTCTTACTTCACTGTCTCCTTCAATAGGACCTTCTTGATAATGATTACAAATAAAGCCACAGACAGTATTCTCTTTCTAGGGAAAGTGGAAAATCCCACTAAATCTTAG
- the SERPINA12 gene encoding serpin A12 produces the protein MNPTLGLAIFLAVLLTVKGLLKPSFSPRNYKALSQAQGWKERKAAKELTRQNMDFGFKLLKKLASNNPGRNIMLSPLSISTAFSLLCLGAQDSTLDEIKQGFNFRKIPEKDLHEGFHYIIHELNQKTQDLKVSIGNMLFIDRGLQPQRKFLEDAENFYGAETILTNFQNLKITQKQINDFISNKTYGKINNLIENIDPGTVMLLTNYIFFRARWQHEFDPNVTKEEDFFLEKNSSVKVPMMFHSGMYQVGYDDKLSCTILEIPYHKSITAIFLLPDEGKLKHLEKGLQVDTFSRWKTLLSRRVVDVSVPRLHMTGTFDLKKTLSYMGISKIFEEHGDLTKIAPCRNLKVGEAVHKAELKMDERGTEGAAGTGAQTLPMETPLVVKIDRPYLLLIYSQKIPSVLFLGKIVNPIGK, from the exons ATGAACCCCACGCTGGGCCTGGCTATTTTTCTGGCTGTTCTCCTCACTGTGAAAGGTCTTCTGAAGCCGAGCTTCTCACCAAGGAATTATAAAGCTTTGAGCCAGGCCCAAgggtggaaggaaaggaaggcagcCAAGGAGCTTACAAGGCAGAACATGGATTTTGGCTTTAAGCTTCTCAAGAAGCTGGCTTCCAACAACCCTGGCAGGAATATCATGCTATCCCCCTTGAGTATCTCTACAGCTTTCTCCTTGCTGTGCCTGGGTGCCCAGGACAGCACCCTGGATGAGATCAAGCAGGGGTTCAACTTCAGAAAGATCCCAGAAAAAGATCTTCATGAGGGCTTCCATTACATCATCCACGAGCTGAACCAGAAGACCCAGGACCTCAAAGTGAGCATCGGGAACATGCTGTTCATTGACCGCGGGCTGCAGCCCCAGCGTAAGTTTTTGGAAGATGCCGAGAACTTTTACGGTGCAGAAACCATCCTTACCAACTTTCAGAATTTGAAAATTACTCAGAAGCAGATCAATGACTTTATCAGTAATAAAACCTATGGGAAAATTAACAACCTGATAGAGAATATAGACCCTGGCACTGTGATGCTTcttacaaattatattttcttccgAG CCAGGTGGCAACATGAGTTTGATCCAAATGTAACTAAAGAGGAAGATTTCTTTCTGGAGAAAAACAGTTCAGTCAAGGTGCCCATGATGTTCCATAGTGGCATGTACCAAGTTGGCTATGATGATAAGCTCTCTTGCACCATCCTGGAAATACCCTACCATAAAAGTATCACAGCCATCTTCCTCCTTCCTGATGAGGGCAAGCTGAAGCACTTGGAGAAAGGCTTGCAGGTGGACACTTTCTCCAGATGGAAAACGTTACTGTCACGCAG GGTCGTAGATGTGTCTGTGCCCAGACTCCACATGACGGGCACCTTCGACCTGAAGAAGACTCTCTCCTACATGGGTATCTCCAAAATCTTTGAGGAGCATGGTGATCTCACCAAGATCGCCCCTTGTCGCAACCTGAAAGTCGGCGAG GCTGTGCACAAGGCTGAGCTGAAGATGGATGAGAGGGGTACGGAGGGGGCCGCTGGCACCGGAGCACAGACTCTGCCCATGGAGACACCACTCGTCGTCAAGATAGACAGACCCTATCTGCTGCTGATTTACAGCCAGAAAATACCTTCCGTGCTCTTCCTGGGAAAGATTGTTAACCCTATTGGAAAATAA